The Candidatus Edwardsbacteria bacterium region AGGACACTTTGAGGGAAGACAGGTTGAAGAATGACACTGTCCACCCGTTCGGCTGGGCTATCGAAGGTGTGTCCTCAGGGTGACAGGGAAAATCACCACTTGTCATGGTGAACTTTTTTGGCGGAATATCGTTTTACCGGCTTGGCCTTAATTTTGGGGTAGCCGATCGAAATTACCGATAACGGCATGATGCTTTTGGGCATTCCCAATAATTTCTGCAGGTCCTTCAGCCTATCCATCCGGGGATAGACCCCCAGCCACACCGCCCCCAGGCCCAGGGCATGGGCCGCCAGCAGGATGTTCTGGGTGGCCGCCGAGCAGTCCTGCACCCAATAATCCTTACATTGCTCGGCTTTGATATCCCCGCAGACCACGATGGCACAGGAGGCCTGTTTCAGCATCTGGGCATAGGGGTGGATCTTGGTGATGGCGGTCAATGTTTCACGGTCCGATACCACTACAAATTGCCAGGCCTGCTGATTGCAGGCCGAGGGCGCGTTCATGGCCGCTTCCAGCAGTTTTTTGATCTGTGCTTCCGTGACCTTCCTGCCGGTATAACTGCGGATGCTGCGCCGGGTCATTATGGCTTTCAGGGCTTCCATCTATTACTTTCACGATTTTATAAAATGGCGTTGCCTGGAAAATATTTACCCTTTGGTTTTATAATATTCAAAACAGTCAATTAATACGCACCATCCGCTTATTTCGATATATGCCGTTATATTCTAATCTATAAAATAAAATATTATTAGCTACTTTATTTCCCCTATTATCCTTACCATCCCAGCTTATGGTATGTATGCCTGCCGTTTCATATTTATTACATAGTTTCCTAATTTCCTGACCCATTATATTATAAATTTTCAGATTAACTGTCCCTGCTACGGGTACTTGATATTTTATTTTTGTGATATCTTTGAAGGGATTTGGCGTGTTTTGATATAAAACAAAATCCTTCGAAGCTGGACGGATATAATCATTAGCAACACCACTGGTATATATCTCGATCGGGCCTTGGGGAGTTAGATTCTGGCCCAACAGACCAGGATAATCCGGTGCGTATCGATAAATACGAAAAACCATATTTTCTTTCCCGTCGAAAAAACCAATCCCTGGTATGGTATCCCCCTGTGTCATTGGGCCGGAAATGATAACAGGGTTGATATATTCCCAAACTGTTTCTCCATCTGGAGTTACTTCAATGAAAGTGCCACCCCACCCGCTGCAGATCAAGGTATTCCCATTCGGCTGGCGTGTGGCCCCGGAAATATATGGGCTAAAAAAAATATCAACAGGGGTACTAATATAGTTCCAAGCCAGCGTTGAAGGCACATACGATGAATCAGCATTAAATTGATACGTACCACT contains the following coding sequences:
- a CDS encoding nitroreductase family protein: MKAIMTRRSIRSYTGRKVTEAQIKKLLEAAMNAPSACNQQAWQFVVVSDRETLTAITKIHPYAQMLKQASCAIVVCGDIKAEQCKDYWVQDCSAATQNILLAAHALGLGAVWLGVYPRMDRLKDLQKLLGMPKSIMPLSVISIGYPKIKAKPVKRYSAKKVHHDKW